atttaactctaattttataaataaatattgcaatagtaataattgataaatatctatttttaagttagttttaaaaatatattctgttaaatatttagaatattccgttaaaattaatattataaactgttaaaattaaaaaaaaaaaattgttttctacacacttattatacgTTAAAATTATgcgaataaaataaaattatttcaaacaaatatttaatataaattcaattgttaaaaagtattattattattattataataatatatagtacACAATCCTAATGTTTTATGAAATTTAGGtacaatatatatttaaaaattatattaatataaatacaaataacataaaatatcattattataataatatttaataattattttaatataaatttaaatattaataattatatgaatataactttaaatattatatataacaatatttagtatataattttatattttatgaagaaaaaaaatatcatttatatttaaaataaaaagaaaacatgttactatatataataatctAACTTATACAGGCATTAACAagcaatatataaatatatatacattttgaATTCAAAAAGTGCGAGCTACCCAAGTCATGAGGCATAATAGATAGTACTCCAAAGAAGATTCAACGAGACATGTATATATTGTCAAAAGACTAACGAGGCACATATTAGTTTCCTCCATTGACTAAAGAtagtgatatatgtatatatatatatatatacccagaTTTTCAATACACACATATACAATAAAGAAGGTTACTCAACTAGGAAATGATCATAATATATGATTAACATGATGATGAGGCAGCTATTATGGGTGACCTTACGCTTGTTCTGTCTTGTTCTTATTCTCTTCCAATATCCCTCCTTTGCTCAACGCGGTCCCTCATCGTATGTCTTTGATCTATTTAGAAAATTAACCAATTAATTGTAATTAATTTCCctaatgatatatatttattacgattttgaaatattattaattagttattatatattattCTTTCTATATATAATGTATTCAGGGTGCCGTCGCCGGTTCCTAGAGGTCGTGCTGATCACACTCCGAATAAAGCCCCTTCACCCCCAAAAGGAGCTGGGCCTAAGAATCCATAAGAACATCAGATGccttataatttataattaattgttgtatAATTAATCCATAAGATCATATAGCTAGTGATTTAAACTATTGTGTTCGCATAAAATTAATACTTCAAcatgaataaatatatatatatatatatatattcatctttattttgttaaGAACAAATATGTGATCACTCTTAAGTTTGCGTTATTAATGTCTGATTTCTTCTTTCCCACAATTATAATATGATCAACATAGGAGAATAAATAGAGTAACAACTTTTATTAAATCTAACTCTAGTcataaactcatcaaatttaAGATTTCATTGTCTAATAAGAACTTGTCTCAGACCATGCAGTGATTTTTGTATCAGGCATATACGTATTTGTTTTGACCACTACTTTCAAACCCTTCGAGTTGCTTTATATATAGATTTTCTCATCAAGTTTTTTCCATGTAGAAAGGTTGTCATCACTTCCATTTTATTCACCTCAAGATTAAATCTAGCTACCTTTGAGATTATATATAATTCAGATCGATTAAAGTTTGCTTAACCATATATAAGAAAATATTGGAGCTTGATGAAGTGTATGCTATTCTATAGTGCCTTCCTATACCTTCCTTGCTACAATAATCATTGAACTTTTTGATTCTCTTAATTTCCTATATATTTGATGTTCAATCAACTTCTTCCATCTTACAAAATTTTTGAAGGCCTCATCTTTAATTACAGATAGACCCTTATCATTAAAGTCTACTTTTACATAACAAGGATAATGTTTTCTAAACTAATATTTTCTTAAATCATATTATTTGCAAAATGaaagttattttaataaattatttataaaacgATAACAAAGTATCGAGTGtgttaaaaaaataaagattttccaaaaaaattattaatatagaCTATTGTTCTCTCTAAaacaatatattaaaatttttaattttactaattactctttataataagatatatatatttttttttggttaagacCAAACTTCTTACATCATGGAAAACCAAGACTTTGGCCGTGCATGGGGCCCCTAGCAACTATAGTAGACTTTGGCTGAGTTTACTTATTGTGTCTACGCTCTCACATGGATAGAGAAACTCAACACAATATTGACCACATACACCCAAAACAATATGTTTCTAACATTTTCCGAATAATATTTCCACAATATTGAAGCAACATTTTCTCTAGTCAGCCAGGTCTCTATATCTGatttttttgggatttatagtttaGTTTTTTCCCAAGTCATTTAAGATGGGGTTCTCAAGTATTCCAGTTCTATGTGCAGCACTAATTAATAATATGTTTTTGAAGAATATTAATCCtgtgaaattaaaaaaaacacatgCTCTCTCCTATACCTTTATATTGAATGTAAgtaaataagaatgaaaattaACCTTATAATCTTTCATATTAATACACTAACCGGACCTCATTCTACAGGAACCAAATTTTCGGTCCCACTTACATGTACCAATTCATGTCTCAACCACTTATATATGGACAACTCAATTAAAATGCCACATATACATTTAACAGATTTTTTATTAACCCATATACTTTTAACACCACCGTTAGTGCAGGATGGCTTCTTTGCAATTAATTctctttattaatatttttattatttacaaAAACCTTTTCAAATTccaatttcttttttttattactGTTAGTCCTATTAAGCTTCTCTTTttaatttgatcaataaaaactaTCAGATTTCTCTGCCTTACAGTCCCTTAAGAAAAGCAAATTCTCTGCACTCACAAAATTTTACATATATGGTCCTACTGTGAAAagttagtaatatatatatatatatctctactTTTTGTtctatttgatttatttattatatatatataaaaaagaaaatcaATCTTGACTCATATGCTAAGAACCatattatatttcttttaaatactattaaatttttttattaaagggTAAATCTTTACATCAATATAGACTTATATATGAATATTTGAAATTGAGAGATATGtttgaaaaattattatatattgagTTGATGgctaaattttataaattaaaattctaataagaTTCTATGCTTTATTTATCAAACTTATTTTCTATAATAATGTATTTAAAATCTTAATTTCAGATTCCACCATATACTCATAATTATGATGGTTATGAAGATCTAAATGAGAATACAAGTATGACTGAACTATTGCAACAGGTAATTAATTGTGTATGTGTCCATATATTGTTTGTAgacataattttattaaatatgatgatatttattgtaatttttcattTTTGCAGGCTATATCAACTCCTACTACATTTCAAAGATTTATTggcaattattttaaaaaatcaccacaATGATAATGAACGTTTTGCATTTTGATATATGATTTGAGACTTTATATTATAAACTCTTTGTGATCTTGGCCAAACATAAAGagttttttgttttaatataattttttctatgtttttgttAGTTTGGCGGTTGATTATTAAAATCTAtgagtattttttttaaagttatctatggtgattctttattttgtgttTGTTGTCCTTGTTGGAACTTTTCTTTGTTTGAGGCTCCTCTCCTTTGATTTGGTTCAGTAAAATTTTAGTCCACGTTTAAAATTTTTGGTATAATAAATTTTTGTTGGTTCATAGTCCTATTTTCTTTTATTGAATGAAttttatttgatatatatattgtaatatatatatgtatattatatataaatatgaaaGTGGAGAAAACTAGCAGAGAAATTTGGGAAGAGACAGGAGAGAGAATGTGGCAGTTAGAAGAGAttgcaaataattttttatttttttcctatgAGACTGCAGAAAAGAGGTCATTAATTGCAAAGAAGTCCTCCTGCACTAACTGTAGTGTTAAAAGTATATGAGTTAATAAAAAATCTATTAAATGTATATGTGGCATTTTAATTGAGTTGTCCATATATAAGTAGTTGGGACATGAATTAAGACATGTAAGTGGGACAGAAAATTTGGTTCCCATTCTACACGCAAAACttaaaggaaattttttgaaagATTTGTGGAAAGAAATGCTCACAAAAGTTAGAATTAAGACTCTGGTATAATGAAAGCTTGTAAAGGCAAATTGAAAACGATGATGAAAGCAGGAAACTTTTGTAAGGATGATTAATTAAACCCTTTGATGTGTTTGAACGGGGAAAAAAAAAGAAGGAGAATTTTTTCAACTTTGTATATGCTTAACTATAAATCACAATcggaataatgaattaaaacagagGATTAAGAGTTAcactttttataataaaaaacaaTTAGTTTGGATTTCCTTAGGCAAGGAGACAATAAGCTCATTTGAATACATACAGAATTCTGAAATTTTTCCAAGTAAAATTTTTCTTAGAAGATTTAAAAATTGAGGACAAACAAAACTATGACATGATGACTTTGATTAAAAAAGTTATTAGAATAATGGATACGcttttcattttaaatatttttgcagctgatatatttatatttattagcgccttaaaaaaagaaaaaattgaatggGAAGTTTAGAGTCTACATATATAATCATCATTTGTGATGAATTAGTACTGATTTTAAGCAGTAGAACTCAATATACTTTAACATGCATGAATAATATCATAACACTGATATATCATATTGTTCTAATATAAAGTTCTGTAATTGTCATAAAGTGGTCTCCAACTCATTGTTACTTTGACGAAAAAGCATTTTTGAAAATTACAGACAATGTGTTTGTCATTTTTAGCTGATCgagtttttcttttattatttttggaTTTAATAGGAAGACCAAGACCTTGGCCGTGGGGCCCTAGCAGCTATAATAGACTTTGGCTGAGTTATTGTCTCTGCGTTTTCACATGCGCATGGGCATAGAAAAACTCATCACAATATTAACCACACACACATAGGTGGACATATATACGACATATTATTGGCAACTTGATCACCTACCCTTTAGGAAAAATACAATGAACAAATAAATTGAGTGGGCATTATTAAAAGTTCCTTTTCTGTGACATGAGAGGATTAACTAAAGGTTTTCTTCCTATAAGTAGCAAAGCTCAAGTCTAATCTTTTACAGGTGTAAAACATAAAATCACTACAAATACATTATTAGTCATATTAATTATCTGATGGGATCTTCAATGCTTTCCTTCATTTTCACTACTTTTGTTTGTCATCTcacatatatcattttttttctgaCCTTGTTACGTTTATCTTCCTCGCAGCCCATTTGCCATGATGATGAAAGGTCCTCGCTTTTGCAGTTTAAGGAAAGTTTCGTTATAGACAAGTCTGCTTCTGGTGATTCTCTTGCTTATTCAAAAGTTGCCTTCTGGACCAACCAAGAAGAGGCAAGAAATTGTTGCATGTGGCATGGTGTTGAGTGTGATGAGATCACTGGTCATGTCATCAGTCTTGATCTTAGCAGCAGCTATCTCTATGGCTCTCTTGACTCCAATAGCAGTCTCTTCAACTTGGTTCACCTTCAAAGACTTAATCTTGAAGACAACCATTTCAATTACTCTCAAATACCCTCTGCTATTAAGAAACTTTCAAAGCTCAACTATCTCAACCTAGCAGACTCTTTCTTCTCTGGCCAAGTTCCTTCAGAAGTTTCAGAACTATTCAAATTATCACATCTTTATTTGTGTGGTAATGTTGATTTAGTTTCTATGAAATATCTATTGAAACTCGAAAAGTCTAATTTTGAGAGCCTGATTTCGAACCTAACAAGCCTTGAGGAACTTTGTCTCAGCCATGTTGTCATATCATCAACAGTGCCAAAATCGTTGGGAAATTTGTCTTCTTTGACATCCTTACTTCTTAGGGAATGCGATTTGAAAGGTGAATTCCCAGCCAATATCTTTCAACTACCAAATTTACAGTTTCTCAGTGTAAAGTTGAATGATGATCTCAGTGGAAGTTTACCTACAGTTTTTTCTTCTTTGATTGGGTTGGATGTTTGTGGGTGCAACTTTTCAGGAATGATTCCAGATTCCATGGGCAAGCTAAACCAACTCATTTTTCTTGACCTTTCTCAAAATAAATTTATAGGAAAAATCCCTTCTTTTGTTGGAAACCTAACTCAACTCAATGAGTTAAGTCTTCACTCAAATAAATTTAGTGGTCCAGTTCCTTTGTCTTTATCGAAGCTCGTAAATTTAGAAACTCTTTTCCTGGATAGTAATAATTTGAGTGGTATTCTTGATTTTGACATGCTTATTGGCATGAAAAACCTCAGTGCCCTTGGTTTATCCGAAAACAAACTCTCATTAGTGTTTAGTTCTAGGATAGATGAAACCTTTCCACAATTAACAACACTTCGATTGTCCAGATGCAATTTAAGAAATTTTCCTGATTTTCTTAGGCATCAAAAAAGAATTGTGGATTTGAAACTTACAGGAAACCATATCAGTGGTCAAATACCAGATTGGATGTTGAGCATAAGCAGAGAAACATTGTCCATCTTGTACCTTTCTGAAAACTCTTTGATTGGGGAGCTTTCGTCTGCTGTATGCAATCTTAGTTCTCTTAAACTGTTCGACATTTCTAGTAATAAGTTGGGTGGTAAGCTTCCTCATTGCCTGTGTAGGTTCAGTAAGTCATTATCGATATTAAGTCTTAGAAACAATACTTTCACCGGTAATATTCCTGAATTTACAGAGGGAATCCAATTGAGGATTATTGATTTTGGTTACAATTTGTTTGAAGGAAAACTATCAAAATCACTTACAAATTGTAGGATGCTTGGTTACCTCAACATGGAAAGCAATAACCTCAATGATGTTTTTCCCTATTGGTTGGGGATTCTTCCAGAGTTGGAAGTTCTTGTATTGAAAGGTAATGAATTTCACGGAATTATTGGGGATCCCATGACCAACCTCCATTTCCCAAAATTACGTATAATTGATCTATCTTACAATAACTTCATTGGAAAACTACCACTGAAATACATCCAAAGTTGGAAGGCCATGAGAAGTACAAGCATTGaagattttaattatttgaaatcgATACCCTTCAAAATCAAAACTTATAATGGTTATAGTTTGAATGTGATTTATTTTTATCACATTACAATAGCAATCAAAGGCAAGTCTATATACTATAAGGAGATCCAAAATATTATTGCAGTCATAAACCTCTCCAACAATAAATTTGATGGAGAAATTCCTGAAATCATTGGAAAGTTAAAAGGGCTCTATTCTCTTGATTTATCAAACAACCGTCTCAAAGGTGTCATACCTTCATCATTAGGAAATCTAAGAGGGCTTGAATCCTTAGACCTTTCCCAAAATGAGCTTTCAAGAGAAATCCCTAGTGAGTTGGATAGACTTTCATTCCTTGGATACTTTAATGTTTCATACAATCACCTCTCAGGGTCTATACCACAATATCATCTAAGTACCTTTGAGAGTAGTTGCTACGAGGGAAACTTGGGATTGTGTGGTATTCCATTGCCAAACTTATGTGGACACTCCAAACCTTTGGAGCAACCACTTCCATCGTTTGAAGAAGATTCAAGCACTCTTTTTCAATTTGGTTGGAAAGTCGTGGCAGTAGGATATGGATGTGGATTCTTAATAGGATTGTTCGTTGAAAAATTTGTGAATGCGAGAAAGCCAAATTGGTTAGTGATGATCTTTGGGATAAGTAGCTGAAGCAAGAAGGAACCAAAGGATCTGATTATCGCACTGGGGGTTGATTCTTAACTCCCCATTTCTGTACTTAGATCTTGTTGTGTTGTTTTGTAGTAGTAATTTATGCTTTTGTATAATCACTGTATTATTTGTTTGTACCAAGTTTTTGTTGAATGAAATAATCCGTACCCTCTATATTGAactataacaaatatattttcTCGTAGTGTGTGTGTTCCAATCTAGCAAGCCTTTATTCTATGCTATATTTTGTTAgacacatatttttttttcagCTTTCTATCAGCTCTCTTATCAAATTAAAGTTTAATAAATAATCGGTAGAAACAAATGATTTCGAATATCTTAACATGTTTTTGGCTTGCAGCGTcgtattttgatatatatatatatatacatatatattataggAACACGAAGTAATGCCCTTTTTCACAGAAAGTGTGATTGGTCACAcccaaaaaaattattaaaaattgttTGTGGAGGCCACTTTTGAATAAACTAATATGTATTTTTCGTACATGATCCTAGTAATTTTGTCTTACACACTAGCAATGTAGTCTGACACATTACTTTTGACCTGCTATAGCAAGTTTTGTTTACCGGTTGCTTGGGCGCCGAAAGAAATGGGCATACAATTTGGGCCAATATTGTAAATTTATATGATTTGTATAGGGATAAAAGAGTAATCTTGTACATTTTTAAATGCAGTACTAATATACTTAAACTTAATGCAATGAAATAAAGGTTATTCTGACGTGATATGAGATTTTTGGGGCAAttttaagaacataatatgtAATATATGTTGATTTATATGCAATGTATTTTAGAAGCAATACTCTTTGTTGGCACGTGTAATATAGATTGTTGGAAGTTTGTGGCTTTGAGAAATGGGCTGGGCTGGAGGATGAACTGTTACTGGATATTAAAAGTGTCATCTTTCATGTTTTAGGCCATATTTTTGTCATTTAGATTTTAGCTTTGttcttttttttctatatataaatACTTCCAAAAATGCAATTAATTCATCGAGTACCTGCGAAATTGGCCAACAATCGTATGTACGATATACGACACATTTTAAACGAAATAAAtaacagagtacaaatatctaaacaaaacacacataaattctTCTCTGGCCAAATTCCTTCAGAAGTTTCCCAACTATTCAAATTATTGCATGTGGTAATATTGATTTAGTTTCTTTAAAATATCTATTGAAACTCGAAAAGTCTAATTTTGAGAGCTTGATTTCGAACCTAATAAGCCTTGAGGAACTTTGTCTCAGCCATGTTGTCATATCATCAACAGTGACAAAATTATTGGCAAATTTGTCTTCTTTGATAACCTTACTCTTAaggggtgtttgttttgagtagttgaatTGTTTTGGAAAGTGTAGAGGGGTTTATGATGGAGGTAATATTAAACTTTTGTGTACAAAAGGTTTCACTTTACCTTTAAAATAGATGTGAGACATACACAAATTAATCACTTTACctctttaaaatttgaaccaaacataagAATGATTTTAGATTCTCATTCTCACCTGTACTTTACCCTATACCAAACACTCACTTAAGGGAAGGCAATTTGAAAGGTGAATTCCCAGTCAATACCTTTCAACTACCAAATTTACAGCCAAGATCTCAGTAAGTTTACCTCCAGATTTTGCATCTTTGATTGGGTTGGATGTTTGTGGGTGCAACTCTTCATCTCTCCATATATATCACGTTggtaattaatatataatttgtgGGAGTAAAAATATAATTTGTCGTTGTTAAGAATTACTGTCGTTTTATATATATCACTTTACCcattattgttgttttctcgCAATGTCGTCGTTTTTCActataatttattttctttttttggttTAAAAAGGAGGGTTTATTATTTGAGGAGTGTTGATGTTGGCATCTCATCTCAaccaatataatataatattagctgGTCTTTGACATGTAAGATTAATGAGCCAGCTATAAACAAACAGAAACGACTGTTTTTTTATTGCCTTTTTTTTATAAAGCATTTTAAACAACGTGTTTTAATTAAACATGtgtttgtttaaatttttaatgATCTGCATTCTAAATCACATTCTTACTTTCACTTTATTTATCGGTTCCAGTCCCACTCTATATTTGCttgactaaatttattattacaataataggCACTCATGCATTTTAAATGTTTTTGtagctgatatatatatatagatattatttatatattggaaagaaagaaaaaaagagactGAATGGGAAGTTTAGagtcctcataatcatcatttgtcAACTATGCAGACCTTCATATACAAATTTTAATCACATACACTTATCATTGTTATTCTTTTTAACTAATATTTTGACTAAAAAGTGGTCTCCCACTTACTTCCGATAcactaaaataaatatatatatatatattataacgaACTAATTAATGATTTATGTTACCTAATAATTACGAAATGGTTGACTTAGTGATTCAACTGAGACATGCCAAAAGACTAACGATCTACGCGTAGTTTCGTTAAGGTATCATCTTTACTTCTCATTAGGAAATAATTAAGATGAAGCAGCTATTATGGGTGGTTTTACGCTtgttctgtgttattcttattcTCTTCCAATATCCCTCCTTTGGCGCTCGTCACTGTGGGTATGATTTTTGTGATCTTTCGATACAAAAATTTTGATCAATTAATTTGcctaatatcatatttatttatggttaaattatttattgtatattcttttttattatatatgtttacAGGTTGAACAACGGCGCTAGGGACTGTACCCCGAAACCAGCCCCTCCATCCCCGGCGGAAGGTGTGGGTGTAAATCCTTAACAAGATCAAATATATTATGAAATTTAATGGTATATATATACACAGGGAGCGACTACAACGCATCCCTTTTATTGCAATATTTgtgcatttttttaatattttggcaCCTGAATAATTaaaatctcaattttttttatatgacggtgtacattatagctatctagaacatcctacaaattttcaagaaattctaaataaattatggtactgGAAGAGGGTCTAAACTGTATGTTACacgcgtgcctgtttttttgtatacgcgtgtaaaatttgatagtttgaactctgttttcggcttTGTAAACTATTTAAAATTTCTGGAAAATTTGCGGGGTATtttaaatacctacaatgtataCCGTcctataaaaaaatttgggattatatctatccaggtgccgaaaatagaaaaaagatgcaccggtgttgcaaaaGAAAGATATGTGTTGTAGTCGTTCCATATATATATGTCACAAATTAAGTATGGTATTAATGATGTGgttattttattatttggttCTGGGATATTTGTGTTTAATTATTTTCATCTTATGTAATTCTGTACTGCTACTtatatttcttatatatatatatatatatatatata
The Humulus lupulus chromosome 6, drHumLupu1.1, whole genome shotgun sequence DNA segment above includes these coding regions:
- the LOC133783399 gene encoding receptor-like protein 9DC3, with product MWHGVECDEITGHVISLDLSSSYLYGSLDSNSSLFNLVHLQRLNLEDNHFNYSQIPSAIKKLSKLNYLNLADSFFSGQVPSEVSELFKLSHLYLCGNVDLVSMKYLLKLEKSNFESLISNLTSLEELCLSHVVISSTVPKSLGNLSSLTSLLLRECDLKGEFPANIFQLPNLQFLSVKLNDDLSGSLPTVFSSLIGLDVCGCNFSGMIPDSMGKLNQLIFLDLSQNKFIGKIPSFVGNLTQLNELSLHSNKFSGPVPLSLSKLVNLETLFLDSNNLSGILDFDMLIGMKNLSALGLSENKLSLVFSSRIDETFPQLTTLRLSRCNLRNFPDFLRHQKRIVDLKLTGNHISGQIPDWMLSISRETLSILYLSENSLIGELSSAVCNLSSLKLFDISSNKLGGKLPHCLCRFSKSLSILSLRNNTFTGNIPEFTEGIQLRIIDFGYNLFEGKLSKSLTNCRMLGYLNMESNNLNDVFPYWLGILPELEVLVLKGNEFHGIIGDPMTNLHFPKLRIIDLSYNNFIGKLPLKYIQSWKAMRSTSIEDFNYLKSIPFKIKTYNGYSLNVIYFYHITIAIKGKSIYYKEIQNIIAVINLSNNKFDGEIPEIIGKLKGLYSLDLSNNRLKGVIPSSLGNLRGLESLDLSQNELSREIPSELDRLSFLGYFNVSYNHLSGSIPQYHLSTFESSCYEGNLGLCGIPLPNLCGHSKPLEQPLPSFEEDSSTLFQFGWKVVAVGYGCGFLIGLFVEKFVNARKPNWLVMIFGISS